The Pseudoxanthobacter soli DSM 19599 region GAGCCCATCCTCTCGTTGCGATCGGATGATGCCGTCCGATCGAACAGCGCTCTAGAATTCGCCGATGGCGCGGGCGGCCAGGATGGCCGCGGAGGCGCGGTTCTCAACGCCGAGCTTGGCGTAGATCTGTTCGAGGTGCTTGTTCACCGTGCGCGGGCTGAGGCCGAGGATGTCGCCGATATCGCGGTTGGACTTGCCGCGCGCGATCCAGACCAGCACCTCCGCCTCCCGCGCGGTCAGGGCATAACGCTGCTTCAGCACGGCCTCCTGACCGGCGGTGTCGTCGCTCGTCAGGCGGAACAGGAATTCGTCCTCGCCGGTCTTGCCGAGGAGAGACAATTCCAGCCGGCGCCCGTCCGATGCGGCGAGCGTGACCGGCGCAGGCGGGCCGCCAGATCCATTTCCCCGCAGCCAGTCCCGAAGGCTTTCCGGCAGGAGAAGCGTGCCGTCCGTCGCGGCGGCGAGGCTGACGCCGAGCAGGCGCAGCGCCTGGGGCGTCGACCACAGCACGCGGCCGTCGCGGTCGGCGGCGAGCAGGTAGCGGCCGGCGGTGTCGAGCGCCGCCCGCGCGCTGGCAGCCGAGCGGGCATTGGCGAGGTGGACGCGGATGCGCGCGAACAGCTCGTCGAGATTGATCGGCTTCGTCACATAGTCGACGCCGCCCGCCTCCAGCCCCTGCACGATGTGCTCGGTCTCCGTCAGCCCGGTCATGAAGATGATCGGGACGTGGGCGAGCGGGCCGGCCTTCAGCCGCCGGCAGGTCTCGAAGCCGTCCATGCCGGGCATGAGCGCGTCCATCAGCACCACGTCGGGCGTGATGCGCTCCACCAGGGCCAGCGCCTGCTCGCCCGCGGTCGCGACCAGCACCGTCACCCCGGAAAGCTCCAGGGCGTCGGTCAGCAGCTTCAGGGTCTCGGGCGAATCGTCGACGACAAGAACGATGTCGCGCGCGCCCGGCAGAACCGCCCGCACATCAGCCATGGTCCGCCAGCCCCTCCAGCATCCGTGTCATGCGGTCGAAATCGAAGGCGTTCATGTGGCGCCGGGTCTCGTCGATGAAGGCGGGATCGACGCCGTCGCCTTCGAGGGCGGCGAGCTTGGCTTCGATGCCGCGAACATAGCCGATGCGCGCGAGGCCAAGAAGCTCCGCCACGTCGCCCGCGCGCGGGCCGGGCGTCCCCGGGGCGGCGGGAGCGGGCGGCGGCGCCCCCGCGACCGATCCCTCCTTCGCCTCGTCCCTAGTCGGCCCGGTCTCGTCCGCATCGATCCAGACGAGGTCGAGCAGCACCTGGATGCGTTCGAGCAATTGGCGCAGGTCGAACGGCTTCGGCAGCGTCTCGTTGTGCACCGCATGCTCGCCGGCATCCGGCGGCGTGTCGCCGATATTGGCCGAGAGCATCACGATCGGGGCGGTGTGGCCGCGCCGGCGAAGGTGGCGGGCGAGTTCCCACCCCGTCATGCCGGGCATCGAGATGTCGAGCAGGAACAGGTCGGGCCGGATTTCGGAAACGAGGTCGAGGCAGGCCGGCCCGTCGACGGCGTCGAGCACCAGGAAGCCGATCGGCTCCAGCGCCTCGTGGATCAGGTCGCGGTGATCGTCGTCGTCGTCGACCACGAGCACGGTGCGCCGGGGACCCTCGTAGTCGCGAATCTGCTTGGCCGGGGCCGGGGCCGGCTTCGGGCGCGCCACCGCCGACAGCATCAGCCGCGCCTGGAACCGGCTGCCTTCGCCGACCGTGCTGGAGACGGAGATGTCGCCGCCCATCAGCTCGGTCAGAAGCTTGGTGATGGTGAGCCCGAGGCCGAGGCCGGCGGCCGCCCGCACGGTGGCGTCGTGCCCGCGCTCGAACGGCTCGAACACGCGCTCGATCTCGTCGGGCGGAATGCCCGGCCCGGAATCCTCCACCGCGATGGTGGCGACCTGGTTGCGGTAGCCGACCTTGAGCGCGACGTGGCCGCGCTCGGTGAACTTGATCGCGTTCGACAGGAGATTGATAAGGATCTGCCGCAGCCGCTTCTCGTCGGTGACGACCACCTCCGGCAATCTCGCCGCCTCGAAGCGGAAATCGAGCCCCTTGGCGCGCGCCTGCAGGCGGAACATGTCGACGAGTTGTTCGAGGAACTCGCCGATGCGCACCTCGTTGCGCTGGATCTGGAGCCGGCCGGCCTCGATCTTGGAGATGTCCAGAAGGCCGTCGATCAGGCCGGAGAGGTGTTCCGCGTTGCGGCGGATCGATTGCAGGCCGCCGATCCGCCGGGGCGGAAAGGCCGGGTCGCGCTCCAGGATCTGGGCGTAGCCGAGCACGGCGTTCAGCGGCGTGCGCAGTTCGTGGCTGAGCCCGACGACGTAGCGGCTCTTGGCGAGGTTCGCCGCCTCGGCGATCTCCTTCGCCTTCTGCAGCGCGGCGTCGGTGCGGCGGTGGGCGGCGATCTCGCGCAGCAGCAAGGTGTTCTGGCGCATGGATTCCTCCTGCGCCACCCGCCGGCTTTCGTTCGCCAGCACGAAGAACCAGCCGGAGATGCCGGCGATGATCATCAGGATGAAGAACGCCGCCCAGAGCGTGCGCCCGACGATGTCGCCGTGCACCTCGCCGGTCGAGGTCACCACCGTGTAGATGATGACGAGCAGGCCGCCGATGACGAGCGCAAACAGCGCCATCACCCAGGCATATTGGCCGATGCGCGAATTGAACCGGGCGACGACGTGCTCCGGCAGCACCGTCGAGAGCGCGCTGATCGCCTGCGCCTGGAACCGGGCCTTCGGCTTGCAGAGATCGTGGCAGCGCGCGTCGAGCGAGCAGCACAGCGAGCAGATCGGCCCGGAATAGGCGGGGCAGAACGCCATGTCCTCCGGCTCGAAATGGTGCTCGCAGACGCTGCAGCGGATCTCGGTGCGGTTCTGCCAGTGGGCGCGCGGCTTGCGGGCGAGATAATAGCGCCCGCCGGTCGCCCAGGCGATGGCCGGCGTGGCGACGAGGGCCACGACGAGCGCGATGAACGGCGCGAGCGCCTGCGCCACCGGCCCGAACACCCCGAACAGCGCGACGAGCGCGACGAGGGCCGCGAGCCCCATGCCGCCGACGCCGACCGGGTTCACGTCGTAGAGGTGGGCGCGCTTGAACTCGATTCCCGGCGGGCTGAGGCCGAGCGGCTTGTTGATGACGAGATCGGCCACCATCACGCCGAGCCAGGCGACGGCGGCGATGGAGAACACGCCGAGGGTGCGCTCCAGCGCGCGGTAGATGCCGAGTTCCATCAGCATCAGCGCGATGGCGACATTGAACACCAGCCACACCACCCGGCCCGGATGGCTGTGGGTGAGCCGCGAGAAGAAGTTCGACCACGCCAACGAGCCGGCATAGGCGTTCATCACGTTGATCTTGAGCTGCGACACCACCACGAAACCGGCGGTGACGGCGAGCACCACGCCCGATGAGGAAAACACGTAGCCGAACGCGACGTGGAACATCTGCGCCGGCTCGGCGGCATGGTCCTCGGGCACGCCCGCGCGCAGCGCCAGATAGGCGAGGAAGGAGCCGGCCAGCAGCTTCGGCGCGCCGAGGATGATCCAGCCCGGGCCGGCGAACAGCAGCGCCGCCGACCAGCCCCTGCCCGTGCGCGGCGCTTCCCGGTCGTATTCGCGCGGCGGCAGGAAGCGCAGGAAGTCGACCTGTTCGCCGATCTGGGGAATGAGCGCCAGGATCACCGCGGCGGCCGCCCCGAAATGCAGCAGGTCGAAGGTCGCCGATGGCGTCGCGGTCGGATGGCCGGGCGCGCCGCCGAAGGCCGTCCAGGCCTGGATTGCGGGCCAGTCGTGGATGGCGATGAACACGAACGGCAGGATGTTGAGCACGATCCAGACCGGCTGGGTCCAGAGCTGGAAGCGGCTGATGCCGGTGATGCCGTGGGTGACGAGCGGAATGACCGCCAGCGACGAGATGATGTAGCCGAGCCAGAGCGGAATGCCGAAGCACAGCTCCAGCGCCGACGACATGATCGACGCCTCGATGGCGAACAGCATGAAGGTGAACGTCGCATAGATCAGCGACGTGATGGTGGAGCCGATATAGCCGAAGCCCGCGCCGCGCGTCAGGAGATCGATGTCGACGCCGTAGCGGGCGGCATAGCGCGCGATGGGGATGCCGGTCAAAAGGATCACGACGCTGACGGCGAGGATCGCGGCCACCGCATTGGTGAAGCCGTAGCTCAGCGTGATGGCGCCGCCGATCGCCTCCAGCGCCAGGAACGAGATCGCGCCGATCGCCGTCTGCGCCACGCGCCCGGCCGACCAGCGCCGCGCCCGCTTGGCGGTGAAGCGAAGGGCGTAGTCCTCCAGCGTCTGGTTGGCGACCCAGCGGTTGTATTCCCGCCGGACCGGGAGGATGCGCTGACGCCCCGACATCGCTTGCTTTCGCCCCTCCCCCGACCGGTCCGGCGCCGGCATCGCGGGCGAACGCCCGG contains the following coding sequences:
- a CDS encoding response regulator, with product MADVRAVLPGARDIVLVVDDSPETLKLLTDALELSGVTVLVATAGEQALALVERITPDVVLMDALMPGMDGFETCRRLKAGPLAHVPIIFMTGLTETEHIVQGLEAGGVDYVTKPINLDELFARIRVHLANARSAASARAALDTAGRYLLAADRDGRVLWSTPQALRLLGVSLAAATDGTLLLPESLRDWLRGNGSGGPPAPVTLAASDGRRLELSLLGKTGEDEFLFRLTSDDTAGQEAVLKQRYALTAREAEVLVWIARGKSNRDIGDILGLSPRTVNKHLEQIYAKLGVENRASAAILAARAIGEF
- a CDS encoding ATP-binding protein, with the translated sequence MSGRQRILPVRREYNRWVANQTLEDYALRFTAKRARRWSAGRVAQTAIGAISFLALEAIGGAITLSYGFTNAVAAILAVSVVILLTGIPIARYAARYGVDIDLLTRGAGFGYIGSTITSLIYATFTFMLFAIEASIMSSALELCFGIPLWLGYIISSLAVIPLVTHGITGISRFQLWTQPVWIVLNILPFVFIAIHDWPAIQAWTAFGGAPGHPTATPSATFDLLHFGAAAAVILALIPQIGEQVDFLRFLPPREYDREAPRTGRGWSAALLFAGPGWIILGAPKLLAGSFLAYLALRAGVPEDHAAEPAQMFHVAFGYVFSSSGVVLAVTAGFVVVSQLKINVMNAYAGSLAWSNFFSRLTHSHPGRVVWLVFNVAIALMLMELGIYRALERTLGVFSIAAVAWLGVMVADLVINKPLGLSPPGIEFKRAHLYDVNPVGVGGMGLAALVALVALFGVFGPVAQALAPFIALVVALVATPAIAWATGGRYYLARKPRAHWQNRTEIRCSVCEHHFEPEDMAFCPAYSGPICSLCCSLDARCHDLCKPKARFQAQAISALSTVLPEHVVARFNSRIGQYAWVMALFALVIGGLLVIIYTVVTSTGEVHGDIVGRTLWAAFFILMIIAGISGWFFVLANESRRVAQEESMRQNTLLLREIAAHRRTDAALQKAKEIAEAANLAKSRYVVGLSHELRTPLNAVLGYAQILERDPAFPPRRIGGLQSIRRNAEHLSGLIDGLLDISKIEAGRLQIQRNEVRIGEFLEQLVDMFRLQARAKGLDFRFEAARLPEVVVTDEKRLRQILINLLSNAIKFTERGHVALKVGYRNQVATIAVEDSGPGIPPDEIERVFEPFERGHDATVRAAAGLGLGLTITKLLTELMGGDISVSSTVGEGSRFQARLMLSAVARPKPAPAPAKQIRDYEGPRRTVLVVDDDDDHRDLIHEALEPIGFLVLDAVDGPACLDLVSEIRPDLFLLDISMPGMTGWELARHLRRRGHTAPIVMLSANIGDTPPDAGEHAVHNETLPKPFDLRQLLERIQVLLDLVWIDADETGPTRDEAKEGSVAGAPPPAPAAPGTPGPRAGDVAELLGLARIGYVRGIEAKLAALEGDGVDPAFIDETRRHMNAFDFDRMTRMLEGLADHG